Proteins from one Triticum aestivum cultivar Chinese Spring chromosome 7A, IWGSC CS RefSeq v2.1, whole genome shotgun sequence genomic window:
- the LOC123154383 gene encoding patatin-like protein 1 translates to MCSQADPTLTCPPPSQGRLITVLSIDGGGIRGLIPSTILACLESKLQELDGPDARIADYFDVIAGTSTGALVTSMLAAPGENKRPLFEAKDINTFYLENGPKIFPQRRLGFLTPMANLFGAVKGPKYDGKFLHDKIKSLTNDVTVADTVTNIIVPTFDIKYLQPVIFNTYEAKVDPLKNAHLSDICISTSAAPTYFPAHYFTTHDPAGKLPDREYHLIDGGVAANNPTMAAMSMITKEVLRRNPDFTHGKPAEYHRYLIISIGTGTAKQAEKYTAPDCAKWGVLRWLYDGGFTPLIDIFSHASADMVDIHAAILFQALNIEKNYLRIQDDSLTGHTSSVDISTKANMEALIGIGNMLLKKKVARVNIDTGVYEPVDNEGTNEEALAHFAKKLSDERKLRLSQTTLNSQ, encoded by the exons ATGTGCAGCCAGGCGGACCCCACGCTGACGTGCCCGCCGCCGTCGCAGGGGCGGCTCATCACGGTGCTGAGCATCGACGGCGGCGGCATCCGCGGTCTCATCCCCTCCACCATCCTCGCCTGTCTCGAGTCCAAGCTCCAG GAGCTGGACGGGCCGGACGCGCGCATCGCGGACTACTTCGACGTGATCGCCGGGACGAGCACGGGCGCGCTGGTCACGTCGATGCTTGCTGCGCCGGGCGAGAACAAGCGGCCGCTCTTCGAGGCCAAGGACATCAACACGTTCTACCTCGAGAACGGGCCCAAGATCTTCCCGCAGAGGAG GTTGGGGTTCCTGACCCCGATGGCGAACCTGTTCGGCGCCGTGAAGGGTCCCAAGTACGACGGTAAGTTCCTGCACGACAAGATCAAGAGCCTCACCAACGACGTGACCGTCGCCGACACCGTCACCAACATCATCGTCCCGACGTTCGACATCAAGTACCTGCAGCCGGTCATCTTCAACACGTACGAGGCCAAGGTGGACCCGCTCAAGAACGCGCACCTCTCCGACATCTGCATCAGCACGTCGGCGGCACCCACCTACTTCCCGGCGCACTACTTCACGACCCATGACCCCGCGGGCAAGCTGCCGGACCGTGAGTACcacctcatcgacggtggcgtggCCGCCAACAACCCGACCATGGCCGCCATGTCCATGATCACCAAGGAAGTGTTGCGCCGGAACCCGGACTTCACGCATGGCAAGCCCGCCGAGTACCACAGGTACCTCATCATCTCCATCGGCACAGGGACGGCCAAGCAGGCGGAGAAGTACACCGCGCCAGACTGCGCCAAATGGGGCGTCCTCCGCTGGCTCTATGACGGTGGCTTCACCCCACTTATCGACATTTTCTCCCATGCAAGCGCCGACATGGTCGACATCCACGCTGCTATATTATTCCAGGCTCTCAACATTGAGAAGAACTACCTACGCATCCAGGATGACTCCCTCACGGGCCACACGTCCTCGGTGGATATCTCCACCAAGGCCAACATGGAGGCGCTCATCGGGATCGGCAACATGTTGCTCAAGAAGAAAGTGGCCCGGGTGAACATCGACACGGGGGTGTATGAGCCCGTCGACAATGAGGGCACCAATGAAGAGGCGTTGGCTCACTTTGCCAAGAAGCTCTCCGACGAGCGCAAGCTGCGGCTGAGCCAAACCACCCTCAACTCCCAATAG